In bacterium, one genomic interval encodes:
- the aroF gene encoding 3-deoxy-7-phosphoheptulonate synthase — protein MFLTLKPGTTEQGIEELVKKIEELGFRGHISRGAERTVIGVIGENAIAAREVFEGFFTVELITPISKPYKLVSREFKKEDTIVKIGDVTIGGKDIVVMAGPCSVEKEDLLLSIASSVKKAGAKVLRGGAFKPRTSPYSFQGLGERGLKYLAKAKKATGLLVVTEAMNIQQVELVSRYADIIQIGARNVQNFELLKEAGKSKKPILLKRGIATTIEEWLMSAEYIVSNGNSNVILCERGIRTFESATRFTLDLNAIPAIKAWSHLPVIVDPSHGTGVRDFVCSMSKAAIACGADGLIIEVHSDPEHALSDGKQSLLPENFASLMQELKKLARVMGRNL, from the coding sequence ATGTTCTTAACACTGAAGCCAGGAACCACAGAGCAAGGAATTGAAGAGCTGGTTAAGAAGATAGAAGAGTTGGGATTTCGAGGCCACATTTCCAGGGGTGCTGAGAGAACAGTAATTGGAGTGATTGGTGAGAATGCTATAGCTGCCAGAGAGGTGTTTGAAGGGTTCTTTACTGTGGAGTTGATCACTCCCATTTCTAAACCTTACAAGCTGGTTAGCAGGGAATTTAAGAAAGAAGATACGATAGTTAAGATTGGTGATGTTACTATAGGTGGAAAAGATATAGTGGTTATGGCAGGACCCTGCTCGGTGGAGAAGGAAGACCTCCTTCTCTCTATTGCCAGTAGCGTGAAGAAGGCAGGAGCAAAGGTTCTTCGTGGGGGGGCTTTCAAACCGAGAACTTCTCCCTATTCTTTTCAGGGATTGGGGGAGAGAGGACTGAAGTATTTAGCCAAGGCCAAAAAGGCAACGGGACTTTTGGTAGTTACCGAGGCTATGAATATCCAACAGGTAGAGCTGGTTTCCCGCTATGCAGACATCATTCAAATTGGAGCTCGCAATGTTCAGAATTTCGAGCTTTTGAAAGAAGCTGGCAAAAGTAAAAAGCCCATACTACTTAAGCGAGGTATAGCTACAACAATCGAAGAGTGGTTGATGTCTGCTGAATACATTGTTTCCAATGGAAATTCAAACGTGATTCTCTGCGAACGAGGGATTAGAACTTTCGAAAGCGCTACCAGGTTTACCTTAGATTTAAACGCAATTCCGGCTATAAAAGCCTGGAGCCATCTGCCAGTAATTGTAGACCCCTCGCACGGGACCGGCGTGCGTGATTTTGTGTGTTCGATGTCCAAAGCAGCAATTGCTTGTGGGGCCGATGGTCTGATTATCGAAGTACATTCCGACCCGGAACACGCTCTATCCGACGGAAAACAGTCTCTCCTGCCAGAAAATTTTGCCAGCTTAATGCAGGAACTAAAGAAACTTGCCCGTGTGATGGGCAGAAACTTATAA
- a CDS encoding prephenate dehydrogenase: protein MKKYLSPFKVSIIGVGLIGGSFGLALKKKRLVGQVIGIGRHIHKLKEAKRLGAIDSYTTDFARGVKDSDIVMVAAPVGKIPLIVKRILPHLKEGCIITDVGSTKEKVVKKVHEILLKSSGKGRRPKVSFIGGHPMAGSEKQSVRNARADIFSGTTCVLTPADRNGRKAAKVIRDLWKRMGARILLLKPEEHDYLVAYTSHLPHVLASILANLMGRVCKEDPRASRAIAGSISDMTRIAASNPEMWIDICLSNNKAISESINVMIKHLEKFKKSIEKKRKREIQDLFHKGRLARRKLIGS, encoded by the coding sequence ATGAAAAAGTACCTGTCACCTTTTAAGGTGAGTATAATTGGCGTGGGTTTGATTGGAGGCTCTTTCGGTTTAGCTCTAAAAAAGAAAAGACTTGTTGGGCAAGTAATAGGAATCGGTCGCCATATCCATAAGTTAAAAGAGGCGAAAAGACTGGGCGCTATCGATAGCTACACTACGGATTTTGCACGAGGGGTTAAAGATTCAGACATAGTTATGGTTGCCGCGCCTGTAGGCAAAATTCCTCTCATTGTTAAGAGAATATTACCCCATTTAAAAGAAGGCTGTATTATAACTGATGTAGGGAGCACAAAGGAAAAGGTAGTTAAGAAAGTCCATGAGATTCTCTTAAAATCTTCTGGTAAGGGAAGAAGGCCAAAGGTCTCTTTCATTGGTGGTCACCCAATGGCGGGTTCAGAGAAGCAAAGTGTCAGAAACGCCAGGGCCGATATCTTCTCAGGCACCACCTGTGTTCTGACTCCAGCAGATAGAAATGGCCGGAAAGCAGCTAAAGTAATTAGAGACCTTTGGAAGAGGATGGGAGCGAGAATCCTTTTGCTTAAACCTGAGGAACATGACTATCTCGTAGCTTATACAAGCCACTTACCCCATGTGCTGGCGTCCATATTGGCTAATCTGATGGGCAGGGTTTGTAAGGAAGACCCTCGAGCGAGCAGAGCCATCGCGGGAAGTATCTCCGATATGACCAGAATTGCAGCCAGCAATCCTGAAATGTGGATAGACATCTGTCTGTCTAATAATAAAGCGATTTCAGAAAGTATCAACGTAATGATAAAACATCTAGAAAAATTCAAGAAGTCGATTGAAAAGAAAAGGAAGAGAGAAATTCAAGATTTGTTTCATAAAGGTAGACTGGCGAGGAGAAAATTAATCGGGTCGTAA